A genomic segment from Desulfurella sp. encodes:
- a CDS encoding Dna2/Cas4 domain-containing protein produces the protein MIKLPLKKEKKKIYIADLEAMIDMIVKKDKIYYIAEIKKSSRTLASGILQLKYYMYLLKNKKGIEIE, from the coding sequence AAACTTCCTTTAAAAAAAGAGAAAAAGAAGATTTATATTGCAGATCTTGAGGCAATGATAGATATGATTGTAAAAAAAGATAAAATTTATTATATTGCTGAGATTAAAAAATCATCCAGAACTTTAGCAAGCGGAATTCTTCAGCTCAAATATTACATGTATCTTCTTAAAAATAAAAAAGGTATTGAAATAGAA